A single Dermacentor albipictus isolate Rhodes 1998 colony chromosome 3, USDA_Dalb.pri_finalv2, whole genome shotgun sequence DNA region contains:
- the LOC139057783 gene encoding piggyBac transposable element-derived protein 4-like codes for MTSRRKTALTCEEILELVFQSDDEEATLDQESGDDETDGESSSGCESDLCVFEGTSLSSPPPSKKPRNEDWQWEEKDRSDNVSKLSFTGSPGVKQAIQLKVGDSPSALGLLNALLGDDFWDMIARHSNAYARQKQAFKPDPTWHETTPGEMKVFFALCVLMSQVRKSSIQAYWSQRSVICTPFFATVMPRCFWALSQYLPLYDSNLAASDDKLWKLRPVLDYIIKSIGSAYSPEEGLAMDESLMKFRGHLA; via the coding sequence ATGACGTCGCGAAGGAAAACAGCTCTCACATGTGAGGAAATTCTCGAGCTGGTGTTCCAAAGTGACGATGAAGAAGCTACCTTGGACCAAGAAAGTGGCGACGATGAGACTGACGGTGAGAGCAGCAGTGGTTGTGAAAGCGATCTGTGTGTATTTGAAGGCACTTCGCTCTCCTCCCCACCgccttccaagaagccaagaaatGAAGATTGGCAGTGGGAGGAAAAAGACCGTTCAGATAATGTCTCGAAACTGTCTTTTACCGGAAGTCCTGGAGTCAAGCAAGCGATCCAGCTCAAAGTAGGTGACAGTCCTAGTGCTTTGGGTTTGTTAAACGCTCTACTTGGAGATGATTTTTGGGACATGATTGCAAGGCACAGCAACGCTTATGCAAGGCAGAAACAGGCTTTTAAGCCAGACCCCACATGGCATGAAACAACACCAGGAGAGATGAAAGTTTTCTTCGCGCTGTGTGTGCTAATGAGCCAGGTACGAAAGAGCAGCATCCAGGCATATTGGTCACAAAGAAGTGTGATCTGCACACCATTTTTTGCGACGGTGATGCCCAGGTGTTTCTGGGCACTCTCCCAATATCTACCTCTCTACGACAGCAACCTTGCAGCATCTGATGACAAGCTGTGGAAGCTACGACCTGTATTGGACTATATCATCAAGTCTATAGGTAGTGCCTACTCTCCAGAAGAAGGTCTCGCTATGGATGAGAGTTTGATGAAATTTCGTGGTCATCTCGCATAA